The Asticcacaulis sp. EMRT-3 region CGCACAATCATTCAAAAAGGTCGTGATGCGTATCCTGCTTACCAATGACGATGGCTTTGATGCGCAGGGTCTGGCCTTACTGCACGACATAGCCCTGAGCCTTTCGGATGATGTCTGGATTTGCGCCCCGACCTATGAACAGTCGGGTGCAGGCCGGGGTGTCAGCCTGCATGATCCTGTCCGGGTCAAACAGGTTGCCGAAAAGCGCTTTTCCGTGTTCGGCACGCCCACAGACTGCGTGCAGATTGCAATCAATGCCTTGCTGCCGGCACCGCCCGATCTGGTGTTGTCGGGCGTCAACCGGGGCTTCAATCTGGCTCAGGATCTGACCCTGTCGGGCACGGTAGCGGGCGCCTTGCAGGGCATGACCCTTGGCGTGCCGTCGATTGCCCTGTCGCAATGCCTCGACTTTGAATCTGATGACGAGGCACAGTGGGACTGTGCCAGGGTGCATGGCGCGCCTGTCCTGTCGGCGCTTCTCGGCCTGGGCTGGCCTTCCGATGTGATTCTCAATATCAATTTTCCAGGCTGCCGGAGCGACGCCGTGACGGGTATTGAAATCACGAAGCAGGGGTTTCGTGACAATCACGCCATGCACGCCGTTAAATGTACCGATCCGCGTGGCAATGCCTTTTACTGGATGGGCTTTGACAAGCACAGCCAGACACTGGTCGATCATACCGATCTCAAAGCGATTGCTGAGGGCCGGATTTCCGTGACCCCGCTGCATCTCGACCTTACCCATCTTGAAACCATGCACGCCCTCAGGCAAAAACTGGGAGGGACGGTGCCTGTAAAGGTGAGGCCCGCCTGACTGACAAATGGCCAAAAAAAAGGGGCCACGCACCGCATGGCCCCGAAGTTTTTGCGAAAGCGAGACGCCTTATCATCAGTAATCGACGCTGACCGTGAAGATGACCTGTCTCGGCGGCGCATATTGCAGGCTCGTCAGGCCGGATTCGTAAGGTGAGGTAAACTTCGAGTTGACGGCCGCCTTGTTGAAAAGGTTGGTGGCCGTGATCGCAAACTTGTACGGCTTACCCGCGGGGGCGTAGGACAGGTCGAAATTCACCAGTTCATAGCCCTTGATCTTGTCGAGTGCAGGTTCGTTGAAGATACGCGCCCACTGGGGCCCCACACTGACAACGCCCAGGGTAGGCGTGATGCGGCCATAGGCGGTTTCAAAGTCGTAGGAGGCATTGAGCGCGCCGCTGGTCTTGGGCATGGCCGGGGGCGTTGCGCCTTCGATATTGACGGATTTGGCGATGATGTCGCTCCAGCAGGCCGGGCTGTAATAATAGGCGTAATAGGCGCAACTGGCGACGGTGGCATAGGCATTGTTGACGACGGTAGGGTACAGAACATAGGTCTGGCCGATCACCTTCCCGCTTTCGAAAGCGAGGTTGCCACCGATATGCAGATGCCTGTCGAGGCCCGTATAGCCGAACTCAAGCTCGACGCCGGTGATGTGGATCTTGGGGATATTGTTCATGCCCTGATCGAACGGAATCGGATCCGTCTCGATATATTGCATATTCTTGTAGATATAGGTGAAGGCAGAGAGGTTGAGGCTCAACGCCTTGTCGAAGAAGTAGTTTTTCGAACCCACCTCGTAGGAGGTGTTGGTTTCGGCCTTGAAATTGACCGGAACCAGAGCCGCCGCCGCATTGCCATTGACGCCGCCCGCCTTATAGCCGGTGGAGAGGCTGGCATAGAGCATATGCTCCGGCGTCAGGTTGTAATCGGCTTCGAGGCGACCGGTGGTGAGCTTGGTCGTGTCCTCGGCATGGAAGACCGGGTTATTGCCAAAGCTGGAGAAATTATGACTGGCATTGGTCTTGTGCTCGTAATTGTAGCGCAGGCCGCCGGTGATTTTGAGCTTATCCGTGATCGGGTAGGTGATCTGGAAGAAGGGGGCTGCGACGGTGCGCACCGATTTGGTCTGGTTGCCATAGGCCAGGTTGCCCGGTAATTCGGCGGTGGGCAGATCGGGATCGACATAGCTGGGCATGGCCTGGGTGATGTCTGTGCCCTGAAACTCCAGAACATAGTCATTGCTCGTCCGGCGCATGAGGAAGAGGCCCGCCGTCCACTGAATCTTTGAGCCGGGCACGGAGAAGAGGTCGAACTCCTGCGAATAGGCCTGTTCGTCATGATCCCACGACGGGACATATTCATAGGGCGAATATTGGTCGATGGTCGTGAAGGTGACGTTTTCGGCGACATGGCTCTTATAGGCGCGGTAGGCCGTGACCGAGGTGAAGTCGAAAAGCGGCGTTTCCCATTTGAGGTTCAGATGGTAAAATTCCATACCGAGATTGTTTTTCGGCCGGAAATCCTGGGTCAG contains the following coding sequences:
- the surE gene encoding 5'/3'-nucleotidase SurE, with translation MRILLTNDDGFDAQGLALLHDIALSLSDDVWICAPTYEQSGAGRGVSLHDPVRVKQVAEKRFSVFGTPTDCVQIAINALLPAPPDLVLSGVNRGFNLAQDLTLSGTVAGALQGMTLGVPSIALSQCLDFESDDEAQWDCARVHGAPVLSALLGLGWPSDVILNINFPGCRSDAVTGIEITKQGFRDNHAMHAVKCTDPRGNAFYWMGFDKHSQTLVDHTDLKAIAEGRISVTPLHLDLTHLETMHALRQKLGGTVPVKVRPA
- a CDS encoding TonB-dependent receptor gives rise to the protein MLRRSMACTVSMAVLGAFAAGAAYAADAPSPAPASSADVVTVTVTATRRSTNLQKTPLAITYLSADTIDKSNGSDITVLNGMVPGLKITSTAGRETVPTIRGIGSATPENTSSTGPGVSVYTDGVYVGDSVTAGQGLFDLNHIEVLRGPQGTLYGVSSIGGSIIEVSQQPVIGVSSASADVSLGNYNYKRERLGINIPISDHFALRLAGQQTDHDGFTTNTEDPTYKLDDAHTQNLKATLLWKPSDDFSASLTAENARQRDHGAAQKWSEDTNPDAHVLTQDFRPKNNLGMEFYHLNLKWETPLFDFTSVTAYRAYKSHVAENVTFTTIDQYSPYEYVPSWDHDEQAYSQEFDLFSVPGSKIQWTAGLFLMRRTSNDYVLEFQGTDITQAMPSYVDPDLPTAELPGNLAYGNQTKSVRTVAAPFFQITYPITDKLKITGGLRYNYEHKTNASHNFSSFGNNPVFHAEDTTKLTTGRLEADYNLTPEHMLYASLSTGYKAGGVNGNAAAALVPVNFKAETNTSYEVGSKNYFFDKALSLNLSAFTYIYKNMQYIETDPIPFDQGMNNIPKIHITGVELEFGYTGLDRHLHIGGNLAFESGKVIGQTYVLYPTVVNNAYATVASCAYYAYYYSPACWSDIIAKSVNIEGATPPAMPKTSGALNASYDFETAYGRITPTLGVVSVGPQWARIFNEPALDKIKGYELVNFDLSYAPAGKPYKFAITATNLFNKAAVNSKFTSPYESGLTSLQYAPPRQVIFTVSVDY